One region of Bacillus pumilus genomic DNA includes:
- a CDS encoding sugar ABC transporter substrate-binding protein — MKRNYFTSCLILLTVLTVLLTGCGTGSSAGSKTNANEKVSFDNVPKRFAKGQGAKIKVIRKIGGDDHTAQFLAGTKAEGEALGFTVDVYTANGDTAKFHDAISQALEENYDGFIISHGDDEATVADVKKITAKGIPVVAFDSNPKLKDIKGVTVTSQDDEQLAEKSLDALVSDFKGTANIAYLWVDGFPPMVRRNKVYQETLKQHAGIKELDRFGIASSDTSVQTQNAVAAMLNKYPKGKLDAIFATWDAFAIGAARALKEAGRTEVKIYGIDVSNADLQEMTAKDSPWKYTAAVDPKLIGAVDVRILAKKIAGEKTPSSYDLEASLISQKQLQQSGKAINMVNLADEVKGFGSSTAFEEDWMKTLKKHYSK; from the coding sequence ATGAAGCGTAACTATTTTACATCTTGTCTTATATTATTAACGGTATTGACCGTCCTATTAACAGGCTGCGGCACTGGATCAAGTGCAGGCTCAAAGACAAATGCGAACGAAAAGGTCTCCTTTGACAATGTACCGAAGCGATTTGCAAAGGGACAGGGAGCAAAAATTAAAGTCATTCGTAAAATTGGAGGAGATGATCATACAGCGCAGTTTTTAGCTGGGACGAAGGCAGAAGGTGAAGCGCTTGGCTTTACGGTAGATGTCTACACCGCAAATGGAGATACAGCGAAGTTCCATGACGCGATCTCTCAGGCGCTGGAAGAAAATTATGATGGCTTTATCATCTCTCATGGGGACGACGAGGCGACCGTCGCTGACGTGAAAAAGATCACAGCGAAGGGTATTCCAGTCGTAGCGTTCGATTCAAATCCTAAGCTGAAGGACATCAAAGGGGTCACAGTGACGTCTCAAGATGACGAACAATTAGCGGAAAAATCACTAGACGCACTCGTGTCTGACTTTAAAGGAACAGCAAATATTGCGTACCTCTGGGTAGATGGATTCCCGCCAATGGTGAGACGGAACAAGGTCTATCAAGAAACGCTCAAACAACATGCAGGGATCAAGGAACTTGACCGCTTTGGTATTGCCTCCTCTGATACGTCTGTTCAAACACAAAATGCAGTGGCAGCGATGCTGAATAAATATCCAAAGGGCAAACTTGACGCTATTTTTGCTACGTGGGATGCCTTTGCCATTGGCGCAGCAAGAGCGCTAAAGGAAGCAGGAAGAACAGAAGTGAAGATTTATGGGATTGATGTGTCAAATGCGGATCTTCAAGAAATGACAGCAAAAGACAGTCCATGGAAGTACACAGCAGCGGTTGATCCGAAGCTCATTGGCGCAGTTGACGTGAGAATTCTTGCGAAGAAAATTGCGGGTGAGAAAACCCCGTCTTCCTATGACCTTGAGGCCTCTCTCATCTCACAAAAACAGCTTCAACAATCAGGAAAGGCCATCAATATGGTCAATCTTGCAGACGAAGTGAAGGGGTTCGGTTCATCTACTGCCTTTGAAGAAGATTGGATGAAGACCTTGAAGAAGCATTATTCAAAATAA
- a CDS encoding DUF1565 domain-containing protein, which yields MKRAIPGILLILFMTVISFGCQAMTEEAGAKQGTAYYVATNGNDKSPGTKQKPFRTLKKAASMARAGAIIYVRGGTYKEKLIVRHSGTKKAPVIFQAYGKEKPVISGASLKGNQADGGLVTIDQKSYITLKGLTVGHLKTNKEDLTPVGIFIKGSGKGVKLLNNRVYDIQTTHKNGNAHGIAVYGTKAPAAIEDIEIKGNTVEKLKLGFSEALVLNGNVKKFRVTHNTVRHTDNIGIDLIGFENVAPSKKYDQVRNGVVSRNKVYEITSVGNPAYGKDISAGGIYVDGGKDIVIDHNITHHNDLGIEVTSEHKGKMADRIRIEHNQVYLNRYTGISIGGYDKKRGGTTNTTISHNILYKNDTAGLEGGQLLMQYQAVNNRITSNIMTASASHYLVVNLYGVNQKNIFQKNVYDDRKGAKASQWVWRGKWMEGYKTYLSKSGQDKGSAHLNPQFMNEKKYDFRLKKSSPAKKIIGN from the coding sequence ATGAAACGAGCGATACCAGGCATTTTACTCATTTTATTCATGACCGTGATCAGCTTCGGCTGTCAAGCGATGACAGAGGAGGCTGGCGCCAAGCAGGGAACTGCCTATTACGTGGCGACAAACGGGAATGACAAAAGCCCAGGAACGAAGCAAAAACCTTTTCGCACGCTGAAAAAAGCGGCAAGTATGGCGAGAGCTGGTGCAATCATTTACGTGAGAGGCGGCACATACAAAGAGAAATTGATTGTTCGCCATTCAGGGACAAAGAAAGCACCTGTTATCTTTCAAGCTTACGGAAAAGAAAAACCTGTCATTAGCGGGGCTTCACTAAAAGGAAATCAAGCAGATGGCGGTCTTGTCACGATCGATCAAAAAAGTTACATTACCCTCAAAGGTCTGACGGTGGGACATCTCAAGACGAATAAGGAAGATCTGACCCCAGTCGGTATTTTCATCAAAGGAAGCGGGAAAGGCGTCAAACTTCTCAACAACCGAGTGTATGACATTCAGACGACACACAAAAATGGGAATGCGCACGGTATTGCGGTCTATGGAACAAAAGCTCCTGCAGCCATTGAAGACATTGAAATCAAAGGAAACACTGTTGAAAAATTAAAGCTTGGCTTCAGTGAAGCGCTTGTGCTCAATGGGAACGTCAAAAAGTTCCGTGTGACACATAACACCGTCCGCCACACGGATAATATAGGCATTGATTTAATTGGTTTTGAGAACGTAGCACCTTCTAAAAAGTACGATCAAGTCAGAAATGGTGTCGTATCTAGAAACAAAGTGTATGAGATTACGAGTGTAGGAAATCCAGCCTATGGCAAAGACATCTCCGCTGGCGGAATTTATGTGGATGGCGGGAAGGACATTGTGATTGATCATAACATCACACATCACAATGACCTAGGGATTGAAGTCACAAGTGAACATAAAGGAAAAATGGCAGATCGTATTCGCATCGAACACAATCAAGTGTATTTGAACCGTTATACAGGCATTTCAATTGGCGGCTATGATAAAAAGCGAGGCGGAACAACAAATACGACGATCTCACATAATATTTTATACAAAAATGACACAGCCGGCTTAGAAGGCGGTCAATTGTTGATGCAATATCAAGCCGTGAACAATCGAATCACGAGCAATATCATGACAGCGAGTGCCTCGCATTATTTAGTCGTGAATCTTTATGGAGTAAATCAAAAGAATATCTTCCAGAAGAACGTATATGACGACCGCAAAGGTGCAAAAGCATCACAGTGGGTATGGCGCGGGAAATGGATGGAAGGCTACAAAACGTATCTCTCTAAAAGCGGTCAAGATAAAGGATCAGCACATCTCAATCCACAATTTATGAATGAGAAAAAATATGATTTTCGCCTGAAGAAGTCATCACCTGCTAAGAAAATCATCGGAAATTAA
- a CDS encoding branched-chain amino acid aminotransferase — protein MPKQPIRVELSSTKKPKPQSDQLEFGKIFTDHMFVMDYSIDQGWYDPRIIPYQAIPMDPASMVYHYGQSVFEGLKAYVSEDQKILLFRPEKNMERLNRSNDRLCIPQIDTETVLEGLNELIRIDKDWVPDAEGTSLYIRPFIISTEPYLGVAPSSTYKLLIILSPVGSYYKEGIHPVKIAVENEFVRAVKGGTGNAKTAGNYASSLKAQQVAETKGFSQVLWLDGVEKKYIEEVGSMNIFFKINGEIVTPELNGSILEGITRNSVLELLKHWGIPVTERKISIDELIEAHQSGELEEIFGTGTAAVISPVGELIYHDQPYVIQDGQTGEVSKKLYEAITGIQKGTQPDIFGWTVEVDSVVKQA, from the coding sequence ATGCCAAAACAACCCATCCGCGTTGAACTTAGTTCAACAAAAAAACCAAAACCTCAATCTGATCAACTTGAATTCGGAAAAATCTTCACAGATCACATGTTTGTGATGGATTATTCCATTGATCAAGGCTGGTATGATCCAAGAATTATCCCTTATCAGGCCATTCCAATGGACCCAGCTTCGATGGTCTACCATTATGGGCAATCTGTTTTTGAAGGCTTGAAGGCTTATGTTTCTGAGGATCAGAAAATTCTCTTATTCCGTCCGGAAAAGAACATGGAACGCTTAAACAGATCCAATGACCGCCTGTGTATCCCGCAAATTGATACGGAAACGGTTTTAGAGGGCTTAAATGAACTCATTCGCATTGATAAGGATTGGGTACCTGATGCAGAAGGCACTTCCTTGTATATCCGTCCATTCATTATTTCCACTGAGCCGTATTTAGGCGTTGCGCCGTCAAGCACATATAAGCTGCTCATTATCCTATCTCCAGTGGGGTCTTACTATAAAGAAGGCATCCATCCTGTCAAAATTGCCGTTGAAAACGAATTTGTCCGTGCCGTTAAAGGCGGAACAGGAAATGCCAAAACAGCTGGAAACTACGCCTCAAGCCTCAAGGCACAGCAAGTTGCTGAAACGAAAGGTTTTTCACAAGTTCTTTGGCTTGATGGAGTTGAGAAAAAGTACATTGAAGAAGTCGGGAGTATGAATATTTTCTTTAAAATCAATGGAGAAATCGTGACGCCTGAATTGAACGGCAGCATTTTAGAAGGCATCACACGTAACTCTGTACTTGAGCTATTAAAACACTGGGGAATTCCAGTGACAGAGCGTAAAATTTCGATTGATGAGTTAATTGAAGCACATCAATCAGGCGAGCTTGAAGAAATCTTTGGAACTGGAACAGCGGCCGTCATCTCTCCTGTCGGGGAATTAATTTATCACGATCAGCCATATGTGATTCAAGATGGTCAAACAGGTGAAGTATCGAAGAAATTGTATGAAGCCATTACGGGTATTCAAAAAGGAACACAACCAGATATCTTCGGCTGGACAGTAGAAGTCGATTCGGTCGTCAAACAAGCTTAA
- a CDS encoding 6-phospho-beta-glucosidase — translation MKDRIKIVTIGGGSSYTPELVEGFIKRYHELPIKELWLVDIEAGQEKLNIVGALAKRMVEKAGLPIEVHLTLDRREALKDADFVTTQFRVGLLEARAKDERIPLKYGVIGQETNGPGGLFKGLRTIPVILDIVKDMEELCPDAWLVNFTNPAGMVTEAVLRYTNLKKVVGLCNVPIGIKMGIAKALDVDVERVEVQFAGLNHMVYGLDVYLDGVSIMDQVLDELGNPNSQWSMKNIEAKNWEPSFVKGLGVIPCPYHRYYYKTKDMLEEEQKAAQEKGTRAEVVQQVEHELFELYKDPDLSIKPPQLEKRGGAYYSDAACNLISSIYNDKHDIQPVNTVNRGAIASIPAESAVEVNCIITKDGPKPIATGDLPVAVRGLVQQIKSFERVAAEAAVTGDYETALVAMTINPLVPSDEIAKQILDEMLEAHREYLPQFFKSVKA, via the coding sequence ATGAAAGATAGAATCAAAATTGTCACAATAGGCGGAGGATCAAGCTATACGCCTGAGCTTGTCGAAGGATTTATCAAACGATATCATGAATTGCCTATAAAGGAATTATGGCTCGTGGATATTGAAGCGGGTCAGGAAAAGTTAAACATCGTGGGTGCTCTCGCGAAACGCATGGTCGAAAAAGCCGGTCTGCCGATTGAGGTACACCTGACGCTTGACCGCCGGGAAGCCCTGAAGGACGCAGATTTCGTGACAACACAATTTCGTGTAGGACTGCTGGAAGCACGGGCTAAGGATGAGAGAATCCCACTTAAATATGGCGTCATCGGTCAGGAAACGAACGGACCAGGCGGCTTATTTAAAGGCCTTCGAACCATCCCAGTCATTTTAGATATCGTGAAGGATATGGAAGAGCTTTGTCCAGATGCATGGCTTGTGAACTTTACAAATCCGGCGGGCATGGTCACAGAAGCTGTGCTGCGCTACACGAATCTAAAAAAAGTAGTTGGACTATGCAATGTTCCAATTGGGATAAAAATGGGGATTGCCAAGGCGCTTGATGTGGATGTTGAACGGGTCGAGGTACAGTTTGCCGGACTCAATCACATGGTCTATGGATTAGACGTGTATTTAGACGGGGTCAGCATTATGGATCAAGTACTCGATGAATTAGGAAATCCGAATAGTCAGTGGTCTATGAAGAACATTGAAGCGAAAAACTGGGAACCTTCTTTTGTAAAAGGCTTAGGAGTGATCCCATGTCCGTATCATCGCTATTACTATAAAACAAAAGATATGCTGGAAGAAGAGCAAAAAGCGGCCCAAGAAAAAGGAACAAGAGCAGAGGTTGTCCAGCAGGTCGAGCACGAATTATTTGAGCTCTATAAAGATCCTGATTTATCGATTAAACCACCGCAGCTCGAAAAAAGAGGCGGGGCGTACTACAGTGATGCGGCATGTAACTTAATCAGCTCCATCTATAATGATAAACATGACATCCAACCAGTCAATACAGTGAACAGAGGGGCGATTGCCAGCATTCCGGCTGAATCAGCGGTTGAAGTGAACTGTATCATTACGAAGGACGGACCAAAACCAATCGCGACGGGTGATCTGCCTGTAGCTGTGAGAGGGCTCGTTCAACAAATCAAATCATTCGAGCGTGTGGCAGCAGAAGCGGCAGTCACAGGAGATTACGAGACGGCTCTTGTAGCGATGACGATCAATCCGCTTGTCCCTTCTGACGAAATTGCAAAGCAAATTTTAGATGAAATGCTCGAAGCACATCGTGAATATTTACCGCAATTCTTCAAATCAGTCAAAGCGTAA
- a CDS encoding PTS lactose/cellobiose transporter subunit IIA: MEMEQIVFQLILHGGNGRSSAMEAITCAKQGNFDEAKQKLQEAQDALNEAHHAQTELIQGEIRGEKTDISLLMIHAQDHLMNAMTVKELAAEIIELHEKMKQLGGVNS, encoded by the coding sequence ATGGAAATGGAACAAATTGTGTTTCAACTCATCTTACACGGCGGGAATGGCAGAAGCTCTGCGATGGAGGCCATTACATGTGCAAAGCAAGGGAATTTTGATGAGGCGAAGCAAAAATTGCAGGAAGCACAAGACGCGTTAAATGAGGCGCATCACGCACAGACAGAGCTGATCCAAGGAGAAATTAGAGGAGAAAAGACCGATATTAGCCTCTTAATGATCCATGCACAGGATCATCTCATGAACGCAATGACCGTCAAGGAGCTTGCGGCGGAAATCATCGAGCTCCATGAAAAAATGAAGCAACTCGGAGGTGTCAATTCATGA